The following nucleotide sequence is from Pseudomonadales bacterium.
CGCTTGCGACGCTTCAGCACAAATTCTTTCCAACGCCTTCACTAAGCCATTATCGCCTTCAGCTTTTGCAAAGGTGATATCGATGGTTTTCGATCGCCACTGACGGTGATCCACATGCTTGTGATCGATGTGCTTAAGCGCGGCCATATCTTCATTGGAAATAATTGGGTGTGGAATCAGCAACCGATGTGCGTGCTCTTTGGTGGTTTCCAGCAAGTTCCCTTCCGGTCCGATGTAGCATTGCAGTGTCATCACCACTTCTTCACGAATAGAATCAATCGCCGGGTTGGTGACCTGGGCAAACAGCTGTTTGAAATAATCGTAGAGCATGCGCGGTTTGTCGGAAAGACAGGCCAGCGCCGAATCGTTACCCATAGAGCCAACGGGATCACGCAATTGCTTAACCATTGGTAACAGCATAAATTGTAACGTTTCGACGCTATAGCCAAAGGCCTGCATGCGCGGCAATAATGTCTCCGGCTCAAAGCCGTGCGGCTCTTCTTCGGTGTGTAGTTTGTCGAGTTCAAGGCGCTGATCATCCAGCCACTCACCGTAAGGACGACGTTTGGCGAATTCATCCTTCAACTCTTCGTCAGAAATCATCCGTCCCTGCTCAATATCGATCAGGAACATTTTACCCGGACGCAACCTACCCTTGTATTTCACATTGGCCGGATCAATCGGTACTACGCCAACTTCAGACGCCATAATCACATGATCGTCATGGGTTACATAATAGCGGCTGGGGCGTAATCCATTTCGATCCAGTACCGCGCCAATAAAATTACCGTCGGTAAAAGCAATAGAAGCCGGGCCATCCCAGGGCTCCATGAGCGCCGAGTGATACTCGTAAAAATCACGTTTGTGCTTAGGCATGGCTTTGTCATTTTGCCAGGCCTCAGGAATCATCATCATAATGGCCTCCTGCAAGGTACGGCCATTCATCAGTAAAAATTCAAGCACATTATCAAAACTGCCCGAGTCTGAGCAGTCAGGCTCAACCACTGGGAATAGATTTTTGAGCTGGTCGCCAAATAGCGCGCTTTTGGCCACCCCTTGGCGCGCCATCATGGCATTAATATTACCCTGCCGCGTATTAATTTCGCCGTTATGGCTCATAAAGCGGTTGGGTTGTGCACGATCCCAAGACGGGAAAGTGTTAGTGCTAAAACGGGAGTGCACCATCGCTAGGTGCGACTCATAATCTGAGTCCGTCAAATCCTTATAAAACAAAGACACCTGTGCGGTCGTTAGCATCCCTTTATAAACCAGCACTTTCGTGGACAGGCTACAAAAATAAAACATTTTGCCTTGTGCCAAGCTATCGCTACCACGCAGCTGATGGGTAGTTTTTTTGCGCAGCAGATAAAGCTTGCGCTCTAACTCATCACCGCTGAGACCGTTACCATCAGCGACAAACAGTTGTTCAATATGTGGGCGCGCAGCTAAAGCAGTCGGGCCAATGTCAGCACCCGGTGCATCCACTGGCAGTAACCGCCAGCCAAGTAATTTAAGATCCTGATCTTGGATAGCCTGCTCAACCGCAGCCTTACAAAAGTCCCTCTCTTTCGCATCAGTGGGCAAAAATAAATTGCCCGCCGCATAGCTGCCCGGAGTTGGTAATACAACTGATAAATCTTGCTGTGCCACTTTTGCAAGGAACCGATGCGGCAAAGTAGTCAGAACGCCAGCTCCGTCGCCAGTGTTTGCTTCACAACCACAGCCACCACGATGTTCCATCTGCTCTAAGGCATGGATGGCATCTACGAGAATCTGATGACTTGCTTTACCTTTAATGTGGGCGACAAAACCGACACCACAGCTGTCTTTTTCAAATTGAGGATCATAAAGACCCTGTTTTTGAGGTAGACCGAAAGCCTTTGTAGAGGTCATTTCGCTGGCCATACCGAATCTCCTTCTTGCGTCAATTGCTCGAAATACTACGTACGCTTTTATTGTTTTCTCAGCAGATTCTTTCGAATTTACCGTATTCAACCCCATAAAATTTCGTCAGCATTCCTTAGTTGGCTAAAATTCCTATAGCCAATTGTGCAGACAATTCGGGAGTCGACCACTTAGCGGAGCTAACAAATAACGTTTTTTTCGTTATTGTTCAACAAGTTAAATGCAACCAAGAATAAACTTGAAAGCCACAGGTTGTTGCGCGGTTTCACGCGGAGCGTAAGTTTACCATTACAATCCAAAAAGGTTAAGAATATTGCTCAAACATTCTTTTTCTGTATTAGAAGAAAAACAAACTCTTAATTAATGAAGAACGGCTCAATGCCCCAGATATAAAACAATATTGTCGCTTTAGCAAACGTCGCCAGCCGTTGCCGATAGATTGATAGTATCAGGTCCAGCCAACCTCGCCTCCCACGTAATACCAACGTCCCGCGACACGTCGGAAGATCGACTTTTCATGCATCAGTTTCACATCACCACTGGCATCATGGTAATAAGCATTAAACTCAACTTCGCCATCATCACCCTTTTGGAAACGATTGAGCACTTCCAGCTTAAGCCACTCACAACTTGGCTCGGATAACGCTTTTGCTGTTAAACCTTTGGCTGTTGCGGGAAACCAAGTTTTTAATAAATAGCCGCCATAACCACCTAATGCGTAAGCACTGTAGCGTGAGCGCATTAATTGTTCGGGTGTTTTCGCCTGCAGGCCCGCTTTGAGAAAACGTTCGCAGCACTTTTCTAGCGGTTTACCGCTACCACAAATGCAGAAATTATTCCTCTTTACCATATAACGACCTTAGCCTCTCTAACGAATAGCACTAAAATTATTCAGCTAAAATGCTATTCAACTGAAAATATAAGCCAATACTACGAAACATCATGCGTTTCGCCAAACTATGATTTCAAGAATGGTTTCGGGAACCTCCACCATGAATTGAGCTCTATATCCTGTCGGTATTTTACAGCCTCCAACATTGATAAAAGTCTCATGTTTCTTGACCAAATTCGAGGTGATTAATAATGAATTCTTTAAAATTAGCTATGGGTACACTTATTCTACCGCTCAGCTTGTTTATCGGCACACTCTATGCGGACGAAGAAAATCTTGGCGAACGCTGTATCAATCTGACACAAATCAAAAGTGTAGAGGTTCTCGATAACCAGCGTATTCTCTTTCGTATGCAGGCTGGTAAGCAGTTCATTAATATTTTACCTCATCGCTGCCCTGGACTGAGAAAGAACCAGCCCTTTATGTACCGCACATCTCTGTCACAACTCTGTGATTTGGATATTATTACCGTACTGGATACCGGCGGCTTCGGTTTGCGCCCATTAGGTTCATGTGGGCTGGGACGATTTAAAAATGCATTGGCAGCCGACTTGCTTCCTATCAAGGATGATTTAAAGGTCAGCAAGTAGCTTTTACTTTTTACTCAAGCAAGTATTTTTTACTTTATTGAAAGCTTTGCACTATCGAGCATATCGACTCTATCCATTACCTGAGAGAATATCCTTCGCTTGGTCATATACCTGCGTCTCAACCTCCATAATCCCGAGCAAGGTATGGAATATATTGTCGTGGGTAAAACGTTGCATGGCCTTCTTTCGAATCGCTGCTACATCTATGTGAAAACTATCACCAAACCACATCAGCGCTGCCACATGTTTTTGTTCATCCGGTGCCAAAGGGTACGGCAAGCCATGCAAATACAGCCCGTTATCCCCCAATGACTCACCGTGGTCACTGACATACAGCAGGGCGGGCTCGAACGCCGCAGCATTTGCCTTCAGCAGCCGGATCACTTCCGATAAAAAATAGTCGGTATAAAGGATAACATTATCATAGCTGTTGTTAATTTCTTCGGCGCTACAGCTTTCCAGTTGGTTGGTATTGCAAGTAGGTTTGAATATTTCGAAACTCTTTGGATATCGTTTGTAATAAGCTGGGCCATGATTTCCCATCTGGTGCAATACAATTAAGATATCGCCACTTTTGGTGCTATCGATATAGTCCTGTAACCCTGACAACATCCCCGCATCCCGGCATTCAGCATCACAATCAGGATTGGTTTTGGAACTCTTGAAGTCTTCATAGGTGACTCTGTCCGCCACCCCCTTCGAACTCGAATTATTATCTCGCCAGAGTATATTGACACCAGCGTGCTTTAATACATCAAGGGCATTTTCGGTCCCACTGGCTTTTGATTTCGTATAGTCGTCGCGCCCCAAATTTGAAAACATACAGGGTACGGAGATGGATGTTGATGTGCCGCAGCTGTAAAAATCTCCAAAGCTAACCACGTTCTCCTTTTCAAGCAGCGGGTTAGTTATTCTAGAGTACCCGTTCAGCGAAAATCTATCGGCCCGAGCGGTTTCTCCAACCACCATAACAACCAGCTCTCGATCAATATCGGTCAAAGGAATAGCGGCATCCTCACCAATAGTTTGAAGACTCAGCGGCTCATCATTCGCGGCAAAGCCTTTAGCGTATTTAATGGTCGCATAAATGAATGCCAGTGGATTGGTATAATACCTGATTTGTTTATGCTCTCTAATAAATGAGGCATAGCTGTCCCCAAAGGCCAGCATAACAGCACCAATGATAACCAATGACATGGCAATAGTTATCGATTTACCAATAACGCCGCGTCGTAAGGATGGATAAGCCATCGGCGCTTTCAGCACCAAAATCGCGGGTATCAGTCCGAGCAAAATGAAATAGAGCAAAAACCTTAGACTGAATAAATCCATGACTTCAGCGGTATCCGTTTCAATAGCATTTTGGAGCATGCTCTCGTCAATAATCGCGCCATAACTATCCATAAAATAACTTGCTAATGCAGCCAGCACGAGTATTACCGCTAAAATGGGCTTAGTTGTATATTTCGAACTAACCAAAGTTAACAAGGCTACAATGGCGGCAAACAGGAATACCGCCAGCGAACAAACAAAGTATATATTCGGCTCTGCTAGACCGTATACGTCAAAAACCTTCCTAAAAAATGTTTGGTTATAGAAGACCACCAAAAATGCCGCTGCCAGCGCAATCAACCTTTGTTGAGTTAGTACCAATTTAAACTTCATCTTTACTTAATCACTTTTTGACAACCAGGGATTCGTTCTGGAAAAACGGGGGTTCAATCCAACCTGACAAAGCATATAGTGAATATCTTAAGGGAAACTGATGAGCATCCTTGCTGGCTCTGAAA
It contains:
- a CDS encoding phosphoethanolamine--lipid A transferase — its product is MKFKLVLTQQRLIALAAAFLVVFYNQTFFRKVFDVYGLAEPNIYFVCSLAVFLFAAIVALLTLVSSKYTTKPILAVILVLAALASYFMDSYGAIIDESMLQNAIETDTAEVMDLFSLRFLLYFILLGLIPAILVLKAPMAYPSLRRGVIGKSITIAMSLVIIGAVMLAFGDSYASFIREHKQIRYYTNPLAFIYATIKYAKGFAANDEPLSLQTIGEDAAIPLTDIDRELVVMVVGETARADRFSLNGYSRITNPLLEKENVVSFGDFYSCGTSTSISVPCMFSNLGRDDYTKSKASGTENALDVLKHAGVNILWRDNNSSSKGVADRVTYEDFKSSKTNPDCDAECRDAGMLSGLQDYIDSTKSGDILIVLHQMGNHGPAYYKRYPKSFEIFKPTCNTNQLESCSAEEINNSYDNVILYTDYFLSEVIRLLKANAAAFEPALLYVSDHGESLGDNGLYLHGLPYPLAPDEQKHVAALMWFGDSFHIDVAAIRKKAMQRFTHDNIFHTLLGIMEVETQVYDQAKDILSGNG
- a CDS encoding SEC-C domain-containing protein; its protein translation is MVKRNNFCICGSGKPLEKCCERFLKAGLQAKTPEQLMRSRYSAYALGGYGGYLLKTWFPATAKGLTAKALSEPSCEWLKLEVLNRFQKGDDGEVEFNAYYHDASGDVKLMHEKSIFRRVAGRWYYVGGEVGWT